The Cydia splendana chromosome 8, ilCydSple1.2, whole genome shotgun sequence genome contains a region encoding:
- the LOC134792777 gene encoding caspase-1 has translation MSEPKPENNGNGSNGEEQRENGGGDEGDAWGSSDSSYIRQVAKMPVDRNAAYYNMNHKNRGMAIIFNHEHFDIHSLKSRTGTNVDSDNLSKVLKALGFRVTVCHNLKSEDINRYIQDLAGMDHTDNDCLLIAVLSHGELGMLYAKDTHYKPDNLWYYFTADKCPSLAGKPKLFFIQACQGDKLDGGITLATSNRTETDGLSSSTYRIPIHADFLIVFSTVPGYFSWRNTTRGSWFMQALCEELRYAGTDRDILTLLTFVCQKVALDYESNTPDMPTMHQQKQVPCITSMLTRLLVFGSKK, from the coding sequence ATGTCGGAGCCAAAACCAGAAAACAATGGTAATGGTAGTAACGGAGAAGAACAAAGGGAGAACGGCGGAGGAGATGAAGGCGACGCGTGGGGAAGCAGTGACTCCTCATACATACGGCAAGTGGCAAAAATGCCTGTTGACAGAAATGCCGCATATTATAACATGAACCACAAAAACCGCGGCATGGCCATTATCTTCAACCACGAGCATTTTGATATTCATAGCCTCAAATCGCGCACGGGAACGAACGTCGACAGCGATAACTTGAGCAAGGTGCTCAAGGCCCTTGGCTTTAGAGTCACGGTTTGCCACAATCTGAAATCTGAAGACATCAATAGGTACATACAAGACCTTGCTGGAATGGATCACACCGATAATGATTGCCTGCTTATTGCAGTGCTGAGTCATGGCGAACTTGGTATGCTGTACGCTAAGGATACACACTACAAGCCAGACAACTTGTGGTACTACTTCACGGCTGATAAATGCCCATCATTGGCTGGTAAACCAAAGTTGTTCTTTATCCAAGCTTGTCAAGGAGATAAGCTTGATGGTGGAATTACTCTAGCAACCTCAAATCGCACAGAAACTGATGGCTTGTCCAGTTCAACTTACAGAATCCCTATTCATGCTGATTTTCTGATAGTGTTTTCTACTGTGCCTGGGTACTTTTCTTGGCGCAACACTACCCGTGGGTCCTGGTTCATGCAAGCACTGTGTGAGGAGCTGCGGTATGCTGGAACTGATAGAGACATTCTGACACTGCTAACATTTGTTTGTCAAAAAGTGGCTCTTGACTATGAGTCGAACACTCCGGACATGCCAACTATGCACCAACAGAAGCAGGTGCCGTGCATCACCAGTATGCTGACCAGACTCCTTGTATTTGGCAGTAAGAAATAA